One part of the Capricornis sumatraensis isolate serow.1 chromosome 13, serow.2, whole genome shotgun sequence genome encodes these proteins:
- the SFT2D1 gene encoding vesicle transport protein SFT2A, whose product MEKLRRVLSGQDDEEQGLTAQVLDASTLSFNTRLKWFAICFVSGIFFSILGTGLLWLPGGIKLFAVFYTFGNIAALASTCFLMGPVKQLKKMFETTRLLATVIMLLCFVLTLCAALWWHKKGLAVLFCMLQFLSMTWYSLSYIPYARDAVIKCCSSLLS is encoded by the exons ATGGAGAAGCTGCGGCGGGTCCTAAGTGGCCAGGACGACGAGGAGCAGGGCCTGACCGCGCAG GTGCTTGATGCCTCGACGCTTAGTTTCAACACCaggctgaagtggtttgccatatgCTTCGTCAGTGGCATCTTCTTCTCCATCCTT GGAACTGGATTGCTGTGGCTCCCTGGAGGCATAAAGCTTTTTGCAGTGTTTTATACCTTTGGAAATATTGCTGCATTAGCCAG TACATGCTTTTTAATGGGACCCGTGAAACAACTGAAGAAAATGTTTGAAACAACGAGATTGCTTGCAACAGTTATTATGCTT CTGTGTTTCGTGCTCACCCTGTGTGCTGCCCTTTGG TGGCATAAGAAGGGGCTGGCCGTGCTGTTCTGCATGTTGCAGTTCCTCTCGATGACCTG GTATAGTCTGTCATACATCCCGTATGCGAG ggatGCAGTAATTAAGTGCTGTTCTTCTCTCCTGAGCTGA